A single genomic interval of Homo sapiens chromosome 15, GRCh38.p14 Primary Assembly harbors:
- the GOLGA6L4 gene encoding golgin subfamily A member 6-like protein 4, with product MWPQPRFPPHPAMSEKTQQGKLAAAKKKLKAYWQRKSPGIPAGANRKKKINGSSPDTATSGGYHSPGDSATGIYGEGRASSTTLEDLESQYQELAVALDSSSAIISQLTENINSLVRTSKEEKKHEIHLVQKLGRSLFKLKNQTAEPLAPEPPAGPSKVEQLQDETNHLRKELESVGRQLQAEVENNQMLSLLNRRQEERLREQEERLREQEERLREQEDRLHEQEERLREQEERLCEQEERLREHEERLCEQEERLCEQEERLREQEERLHEQEERLREQEERLCEQEERLREQEERLCEQEERLREQEERLCEQEKLPGQERLLEEVEKLLEQERRQEEQERLLERERLLEEVEKLLEQERQQEEQERLLERERLLEEVEKLLEQERRQEEQERLLERERLLDEVEELLDEVEELLEQERLRQQDERLWQQETLQELERLRELERLRELERMLELGWEALYEQRAEPRSGFEELNNENKSTLQLEQQVKELKKSGGAEEPRGSESAAAARPVAGAPVPQGAWMCGQAGWTPQEHPGLSGEAVGTGEAAGGAGEAACHSFRAAENRELNITII from the exons ATGTGGCCCCAACCCCgcttccctccccaccccgcgATGTCAGAAAAAACACAACAGGGGAAATTGGCCGCAGCCAAGAAAAAG TTAAAAGCATATTGGCAGAGGAAGAGCCCTGGCATTCCAGCAGGAgctaacaggaaaaagaaaatcaatggcaGTAGCCCTGACACAGCCACTTCTGGTGGTTACCACTCACCTGGGGAT TCAGCAACAGGTATCTACGGGGAGGGCCGTGCATCCTCTACTACCCTGGAGGATCTGGAG AGCCAGTACCAAGAACTAGCAGTGGCCCTGGATTCAAGCTCCGCAATAATCAGTCAACTCACTGAAAACATCAATTCACTG GTTCGCACATCtaaggaggagaagaagcatgAGATACATCTGGTACAGAAGCTTGGGAGGAGCTTGTTCAAACTCAAAAACCAGACGG CTGAACCCCTGGCCCCAGAGCCCCCAGCAGGGCCATCTAAGGTAGAGCAGCTACAAGATGAGACCAACCACCTAAGGAAGGAGCTAGAGAGTGTGGGAAGACAGctccaggctgaggtggaaaacAATCAGATGTTGAGTCTCCTGAACAGgagacaggaggagaggctacgtgaacaggaggagaggctacgtgaacaggaggagaggctacgtGAACAGGAGGATAGGCTACatgaacaggaggagaggctacgtgaacaggaggagaggctgtgtgaacaggaggagaggctacgtgaacatgaggagaggctgtgtgaacaggaggagaggctatgtgaacaggaggagaggctacgtgaacaggaggagaggctacatgaacaggaggagaggctacgtgaacaggaggagaggctgtgtgaacaggaggagaggctacgtgaacaggaggagaggctgtgtgaacaggaggagaggctacgtgaacaggaggagaggctgtgtgAACAGGAGAAGCTGCCAGGGCAGGAGAGGCTGCTGGAAGAGGTGGAGAAGCTGTTAGAACAGGAGAGGcggcaggaggagcaggagaggctGCTGGAGAGGGAGAGGCTGCTGGAAGAGGTGGAGAAGCTGTTAGAACAGGAGAGGcagcaggaggagcaggagaggctGCTGGAGAGGGAGAGGCTGCTGGAAGAGGTGGAGAAGCTGTTAGAACAGGAGAGGcggcaggaggagcaggagaggctGCTGGAGAGGGAGAGGCTGCTGGACGAGGTGGAGGAGCTCCTGGATGAGGTGGAGGAGCTCCTGGAGCAGGAGAGGCTTCGGCAACAGGATGAGAGGCTGTGGCAGCAGGAGACTCTGCAGGAGCTGGAGAGGCTGCGGGAGCTGGAGAGGCTGCGGGAGCTGGAGAGGATGCTGGAGCTGGGGTGGGAAGCCCTGTACGAGCAGCGGGCCGAGCCACGCAGCGGCTTCGAGGAGCTG AACAACGAGAACAAGAGCACACTGCAGTTGGAGCAGCAAGTAAAGGAGCTGAAGAAGTCGG GTGGAGCTGAAGAGCCAAGAGGCTCCGAGTCTGCAGCAGCAGCCAGACCAGTAGCTGGAGCCCCAGTCCCACAAGGAGCTTGGATGTGCGGACAAGCAGGGTG GACTCCCCAGGAGCACCCAGGCTTGAGTGGAGAAGCTGTTGGTACAGGAGAGGcggcaggaggagcaggagaggctGCATGCCATTCTTTTCGGGCTGCGGAGAACAGGGAGCTAAACATCACCATCATCTAA
- the GOLGA6L4 gene encoding golgin subfamily A member 6-like protein 4 isoform X2: MWPQPRFPPHPAMSEKTQQGKLAAAKKKLKAYWQRKSPGIPAGANRKKKINGSSPDTATSGGYHSPGDSATGIYGEGRASSTTLEDLESQYQELAVALDSSSAIISQLTENINSLVRTSKEEKKHEIHLVQKLGRSLFKLKNQTAEPLAPEPPAGPSKVEQLQDETNHLRKELESVGRQLQAEVENNQMLSLLNRRQEERLREQEERLREQEERLREQEDRLHEQEERLREQEERLCEQEERLREHEERLCEQEERLCEQEERLREQEERLHEQEERLREQEERLCEQEERLREQEERLCEQEERLREQEERLCEQEKLPGQERLLEEVEKLLEQERRQEEQERLLERERLLDEVEELLDEVEELLEQERLRQQDERLWQQETLQELERLRELERLRELERMLELGWEALYEQRAEPRSGFEELNNENKSTLQLEQQVKELKKSGGAEEPRGSESAAAARPVAGAPVPQGAWMCGQAGWTPQEHPGLSGEAVGTGEAAGGAGEAACHSFRAAENRELNITII, from the exons ATGTGGCCCCAACCCCgcttccctccccaccccgcgATGTCAGAAAAAACACAACAGGGGAAATTGGCCGCAGCCAAGAAAAAG TTAAAAGCATATTGGCAGAGGAAGAGCCCTGGCATTCCAGCAGGAgctaacaggaaaaagaaaatcaatggcaGTAGCCCTGACACAGCCACTTCTGGTGGTTACCACTCACCTGGGGAT TCAGCAACAGGTATCTACGGGGAGGGCCGTGCATCCTCTACTACCCTGGAGGATCTGGAG AGCCAGTACCAAGAACTAGCAGTGGCCCTGGATTCAAGCTCCGCAATAATCAGTCAACTCACTGAAAACATCAATTCACTG GTTCGCACATCtaaggaggagaagaagcatgAGATACATCTGGTACAGAAGCTTGGGAGGAGCTTGTTCAAACTCAAAAACCAGACGG CTGAACCCCTGGCCCCAGAGCCCCCAGCAGGGCCATCTAAGGTAGAGCAGCTACAAGATGAGACCAACCACCTAAGGAAGGAGCTAGAGAGTGTGGGAAGACAGctccaggctgaggtggaaaacAATCAGATGTTGAGTCTCCTGAACAGgagacaggaggagaggctacgtgaacaggaggagaggctacgtgaacaggaggagaggctacgtGAACAGGAGGATAGGCTACatgaacaggaggagaggctacgtgaacaggaggagaggctgtgtgaacaggaggagaggctacgtgaacatgaggagaggctgtgtgaacaggaggagaggctatgtgaacaggaggagaggctacgtgaacaggaggagaggctacatgaacaggaggagaggctacgtgaacaggaggagaggctgtgtgaacaggaggagaggctacgtgaacaggaggagaggctgtgtgaacaggaggagaggctacgtgaacaggaggagaggctgtgtgAACAGGAGAAGCTGCCAGGGCAGGAGAGGCTGCTGGAAGAG GTGGAGAAGCTGTTAGAACAGGAGAGGcggcaggaggagcaggagaggctGCTGGAGAGGGAGAGGCTGCTGGACGAGGTGGAGGAGCTCCTGGATGAGGTGGAGGAGCTCCTGGAGCAGGAGAGGCTTCGGCAACAGGATGAGAGGCTGTGGCAGCAGGAGACTCTGCAGGAGCTGGAGAGGCTGCGGGAGCTGGAGAGGCTGCGGGAGCTGGAGAGGATGCTGGAGCTGGGGTGGGAAGCCCTGTACGAGCAGCGGGCCGAGCCACGCAGCGGCTTCGAGGAGCTG AACAACGAGAACAAGAGCACACTGCAGTTGGAGCAGCAAGTAAAGGAGCTGAAGAAGTCGG GTGGAGCTGAAGAGCCAAGAGGCTCCGAGTCTGCAGCAGCAGCCAGACCAGTAGCTGGAGCCCCAGTCCCACAAGGAGCTTGGATGTGCGGACAAGCAGGGTG GACTCCCCAGGAGCACCCAGGCTTGAGTGGAGAAGCTGTTGGTACAGGAGAGGcggcaggaggagcaggagaggctGCATGCCATTCTTTTCGGGCTGCGGAGAACAGGGAGCTAAACATCACCATCATCTAA
- the GOLGA6L4 gene encoding golgin subfamily A member 6-like protein 4 isoform X1 — protein MWPQPRFPPHPAMSEKTQQGKLAAAKKKLKAYWQRKSPGIPAGANRKKKINGSSPDTATSGGYHSPGDSATGIYGEGRASSTTLEDLESQYQELAVALDSSSAIISQLTENINSLVRTSKEEKKHEIHLVQKLGRSLFKLKNQTAEPLAPEPPAGPSKVEQLQDETNHLRKELESVGRQLQAEVENNQMLSLLNRRQEERLREQEERLREQEERLREQEDRLHEQEERLREQEERLCEQEERLREHEERLCEQEERLCEQEERLREQEERLHEQEERLREQEERLCEQEERLREQEERLCEQEERLREQEERLCEQEKLPGQERLLEEVEKLLEQERRQEEQERLLERERLLDEVEELLDEVEELLEQERLRQQDERLWQQETLQELERLRELERLRELERMLELGWEALYEQRAEPRSGFEELNNENKSTLQLEQQVKELKKSGGAEEPRGSESAAAARPVAGAPVPQGAWMCGQAGWTPQEHPGLSGEAVGTGEAAGGAGEAACHSFRAAENRELNITII, from the exons ATGTGGCCCCAACCCCgcttccctccccaccccgcgATGTCAGAAAAAACACAACAGGGGAAATTGGCCGCAGCCAAGAAAAAG TTAAAAGCATATTGGCAGAGGAAGAGCCCTGGCATTCCAGCAGGAgctaacaggaaaaagaaaatcaatggcaGTAGCCCTGACACAGCCACTTCTGGTGGTTACCACTCACCTGGGGAT TCAGCAACAGGTATCTACGGGGAGGGCCGTGCATCCTCTACTACCCTGGAGGATCTGGAG AGCCAGTACCAAGAACTAGCAGTGGCCCTGGATTCAAGCTCCGCAATAATCAGTCAACTCACTGAAAACATCAATTCACTG GTTCGCACATCtaaggaggagaagaagcatgAGATACATCTGGTACAGAAGCTTGGGAGGAGCTTGTTCAAACTCAAAAACCAGACGG CTGAACCCCTGGCCCCAGAGCCCCCAGCAGGGCCATCTAAGGTAGAGCAGCTACAAGATGAGACCAACCACCTAAGGAAGGAGCTAGAGAGTGTGGGAAGACAGctccaggctgaggtggaaaacAATCAGATGTTGAGTCTCCTGAACAGgagacaggaggagaggctacgtgaacaggaggagaggctacgtgaacaggaggagaggctacgtGAACAGGAGGATAGGCTACatgaacaggaggagaggctacgtgaacaggaggagaggctgtgtgaacaggaggagaggctacgtgaacatgaggagaggctgtgtgaacaggaggagaggctatgtgaacaggaggagaggctacgtgaacaggaggagaggctacatgaacaggaggagaggctacgtgaacaggaggagaggctgtgtgaacaggaggagaggctacgtgaacaggaggagaggctgtgtgaacaggaggagaggctacgtgaacaggaggagaggctgtgtgAACAGGAGAAGCTGCCAGGGCAGGAGAG GCTGCTGGAAGAGGTGGAGAAGCTGTTAGAACAGGAGAGGcggcaggaggagcaggagaggctGCTGGAGAGGGAGAGGCTGCTGGACGAGGTGGAGGAGCTCCTGGATGAGGTGGAGGAGCTCCTGGAGCAGGAGAGGCTTCGGCAACAGGATGAGAGGCTGTGGCAGCAGGAGACTCTGCAGGAGCTGGAGAGGCTGCGGGAGCTGGAGAGGCTGCGGGAGCTGGAGAGGATGCTGGAGCTGGGGTGGGAAGCCCTGTACGAGCAGCGGGCCGAGCCACGCAGCGGCTTCGAGGAGCTG AACAACGAGAACAAGAGCACACTGCAGTTGGAGCAGCAAGTAAAGGAGCTGAAGAAGTCGG GTGGAGCTGAAGAGCCAAGAGGCTCCGAGTCTGCAGCAGCAGCCAGACCAGTAGCTGGAGCCCCAGTCCCACAAGGAGCTTGGATGTGCGGACAAGCAGGGTG GACTCCCCAGGAGCACCCAGGCTTGAGTGGAGAAGCTGTTGGTACAGGAGAGGcggcaggaggagcaggagaggctGCATGCCATTCTTTTCGGGCTGCGGAGAACAGGGAGCTAAACATCACCATCATCTAA